A window of Chryseobacterium aquaeductus genomic DNA:
TGGAAAATATTCGATTTCTTTTATGTGTTTTAAATATTTTCAAACTTCTGAAACTAAAAACTAAAGTGATTGATGTACTAAAAATCTTTTATGGCTAAAAATTTAGTTAAACACAAACCAATCATATTAATTGTTGATGCTTATTTTTATGAGTATCTTTGCGAAAATTTAAAGTAAAAATGTCTGATATTAAATTAAATACTATTCCAGAGGCAATTGAAGACCTTAAAAATGGTAAAATAATCATAGTGGTAGACGATGAAGACAGAGAGAATGAAGGAGATTTTCTATGTGCTGCCGAACTTACAACTCCTGAACTGATCAATTTTATGGCTTTTCACGGAAGAGGTCTGATCTGTATGCCACTTCCGGAAAAAAGATGTGACGAGCTTGGTTTAGATATCATGGTAAGCAGAAGTAGTGATCCTAAAGAAACCGCATTTACAGTATCTGTAGACCTTTTGGGCGACGGAACTTCTACAGGAATTTCTGCAAGTGACAGATCTAAAACGATTTTGGCATTGATGGATGAAAAATCTAAGCCTACAGATTTTATGCGCCCCGGTCATATTTTCCCGCTTCGTGCCAAAAAAGGAGGTGTTTTGAAAAGAGCAGGACACACGGAAGCTGCAATTGATCTGACTTGTCTTGCAGGTTTGAAAGAAGGTGGTGTTATCTGTGAAATTATGAATGAAGACGGAAGTATGTCTCGTTTGCCTGAGCTGTATGCTTTCGCTCAAAAGCATAATATGAAAATCGTTTCGATTGAAGATTTGATTCATTATCAGCTTAAAAAAGGAAATCTTATCGAAAGAATTGAAGAGAGAAAAGTAAATACGGCGTATGGCGAATTCGATTTTTGTGCTTTCAGAGAAACTTCTAATGACCAAATTCATTTTGCTTTAACCAAAGGTACTTGGGCAGTTGACGAGCCTGTTTTGGTAAGAGTACAGTCTTCAGATTCTTATTTTGATGTTTTGACGAGATTGAATAATGGCGAAAAACCTCTATTGGAGAAAGTAACAAGCATGATTAATGAAGAAGGAAAAGGAGCAATTATTTTTATCAATAATGTGTCTAATTCTGAAAATACACTGAGAAAATTGCAGCAATTTTTGAATTATCAGGACGGACAGCAAAAACATCCGACCGCAGCTTTTAATTACAGAGACTACGGAATCGGAACACAGATTTTAAAGAATTTAGGAATCAATAAATTTAAAGTAATCACACAAAATCCCAACGTGAAACCACAAGTTGGCGGTTATGATGTTGAGGTGACAGAGATGGTTCAGCTTTAAAAATGAATGGTGAATGGTCAATTTTGCTTCGCAACTGAATTTTTCTTACTATAAAATTGACTATTCACAATTGACAATTGACTTCGAAGAAATAAAAATGGCTTGATCTACTCAAGCCATTTTTATTTCTTCGAAATTTCTAAATCCGTTAAGAAAATCTTTAACGTTCATTCTCTTCTTTCCTTCTAACTGTAATTCTAATGGATAATAAATTCCGTCTTTGGTATAAATCCTAAATTCGTTTTTAGAAATATCTAATGTTCCGGAAGTTTTCTCGTGATTAGTAATGTCAAATTTTCCGCTATAAATTTTTAAACCTTTTTCTTCTTCTTCGATTTTTAATGTGGTGAAAGCTGCTGGATAAGGCGACATTCCAAGTATGAATTGATGAACTTCTTTTGAAGTTTTAGTAAAGTCGATTCTTGTGTCTTCCTTGAAGATTTTAAAGGCATTTTTGGGATGTTCAACTTGCGGTTGGGGTTTCTCTGTAATTGAATTTTCAGATAAACCGTCTAAAGTTTTTACAATTAATTGAGCGCCTATTTCCATAAGCCTATCATGAAGACTTCCGGCGTTTTCATCGGGTAAAATTTCAATTTCTTCTTGAAGCAGAATATTTCCTTCGTCTATTTTTTCATTAATAAAAAATGTTGTAGCTCCGGTTTTTTCTTCACCGTTGATCACAGCATAATTGATAGGTGCAGCACCACGATAATCAGGAAGCAGAGAAGCATGAAGATTGAAGGTTCCCAATTCTGGCATTTCAAATAAAATCTTCGGCATCATTCTGAAAGCTACGACAACGAAAACATCAGCATTTAAACTTTTTATTTCGTCTAAAAATTCAGGGTTCCTCAATTTTTCTGGTTGTAAAACATTCAAATTATTTTCTACAGCGTACATTTTTACTGCTGACTGATTGATTTTCTGTCCGCGTCCGCTTGCTTTGTCAGCAACAGTTACAACGCCTACAACTTCATGATTTGATTGATGAATAGCTGCCAAAGCTGTTTGTGCAAACTCCGGCGTACCAAAAAAAACGACTTTCAATGATTTCATTTTGCAAAGATAATTTTCTTTGAATTATTTAAAAGATTAAAAGATTAAAAGATTAAAAGATTAAAAGATTAAAAGATTAAAAGATTAAAAGATTAAAAGATTAAAAGATTAAAAGATTAAAAGATTAAAAGATTTTGAATATCTAACTTCACCTATCACCTATCACCTATCACCTATCACCTATCACCTATCACCTATCACCTATCACCTATCACCTATCACCTATCACCTATCATTTATTTTATTGCGTACGTTCTAAAGTTCAGCATTTTTACTTTTCCTGAATCCAAAAGTAATATCAGATTTTCTAAAATCTCTTCTTTCGCATGAAAATTTAATTGAATTGAAAGTTCTTCAATCGTTGCAGGCTTTTTATTCAACAAATTGATGATTTCTGACGTCATGTTTTTCCCAAAAATAGATTGCTTATTTTTTTCACAAACAGTACATTGGCCGCAATTTTTTGAGTTTTTCTCTCCAAAATAGGAGAGAATCAATTTCATTTTACAATGGGTAGAATCTTCGATATAAAATTTCATTTCTTCCCATTTCTGAATCTTATTTTTTTGAATTTGTTCAAACAATTTCCAGTACATACTGTTAGTAACGCGCTCGTCTCTTGCTTTCAAAAATTTTACACTTGCCAAAGCTCCATCAATATATTCAAGATAATTTTTTTGCTGTAGCTCCTTCAATCTTTCTTTAATTAAATGAATACTTACACCAATTTTGTCACTCACTTTTTGTTCGCTGAACATCACCTTATGTGTTGTAATTCCGGAAATG
This region includes:
- the ribB gene encoding 3,4-dihydroxy-2-butanone-4-phosphate synthase, producing MSDIKLNTIPEAIEDLKNGKIIIVVDDEDRENEGDFLCAAELTTPELINFMAFHGRGLICMPLPEKRCDELGLDIMVSRSSDPKETAFTVSVDLLGDGTSTGISASDRSKTILALMDEKSKPTDFMRPGHIFPLRAKKGGVLKRAGHTEAAIDLTCLAGLKEGGVICEIMNEDGSMSRLPELYAFAQKHNMKIVSIEDLIHYQLKKGNLIERIEERKVNTAYGEFDFCAFRETSNDQIHFALTKGTWAVDEPVLVRVQSSDSYFDVLTRLNNGEKPLLEKVTSMINEEGKGAIIFINNVSNSENTLRKLQQFLNYQDGQQKHPTAAFNYRDYGIGTQILKNLGINKFKVITQNPNVKPQVGGYDVEVTEMVQL
- the fmt gene encoding methionyl-tRNA formyltransferase, with product MKSLKVVFFGTPEFAQTALAAIHQSNHEVVGVVTVADKASGRGQKINQSAVKMYAVENNLNVLQPEKLRNPEFLDEIKSLNADVFVVVAFRMMPKILFEMPELGTFNLHASLLPDYRGAAPINYAVINGEEKTGATTFFINEKIDEGNILLQEEIEILPDENAGSLHDRLMEIGAQLIVKTLDGLSENSITEKPQPQVEHPKNAFKIFKEDTRIDFTKTSKEVHQFILGMSPYPAAFTTLKIEEEEKGLKIYSGKFDITNHEKTSGTLDISKNEFRIYTKDGIYYPLELQLEGKKRMNVKDFLNGFRNFEEIKMA